The window CCACAGGGCAATCTCCTCCGAGCGTGTCATACGCGCCTTAATCGGGGATGTCACCGTCATCTGCTCCCGGCGACGACTGTGACCCATCCGGACAACTCCTGGTCGCCCGGCTCACCTCCTTGCTAGCAGCTGTCTCGTGCCGTCCAGCTCCGCTACAGATCGAACGCATACTGGACTCCGACAATCACATGTGGATCCAGTCCCAGCTGAGGCCCGTCCACATCCTGATAAAGCGGAACCAGTAGTTCGAGGGCAACACGAAGGCCGTGGAGTTGTCCGCTCGGCACCACGGCATTGATTCCGAGACCGCTGTCGATACGGCGGCCAGACTGCAGTTCGGCTGCAGCGGTGGGCACCATCATCGGGTTTAGATCGGGATCTGCGTCTACCACGTCGCTCCTGACACTGCCAAGAATCCGACCGGAAACGCCGAACGCATTGGACAACCGTCTCGCACCCCAGGCCGTGACCTGACCTTCGTTCCCGAAACGGTACTCGTTGTCGTTCTTTCCCAGTCGCACGGTCGCCGTCGCCTGTGCACCCCAACTCCACTCGTTCGTCTGTCCGAGATACGTCACCCCTGGCAGAAGATCGAAGGTTCCACTGCCGACCTGCATTGGATATGGAAGGCGGACTTCATTGGAGGCGCTGGCCGGTGTCACGTCTTTCTCGTCGATCGACCCGGTCGGCATGCTGGCGCCAAACTGTACTATCAGCCGCTGGCGATCCGGCCTGGCCAGGGTGTAAAGGCCGACGATTCGTACATCTCCAATCCCTGCCGACTCCGTCGAGAACTCGGTTCCGGTCCTGGTCAGATGATC of the Rhodothermales bacterium genome contains:
- a CDS encoding transporter, which codes for MNDAPRIATLIASILVLLIAGSSSAQPWSSHRPDGHAPIGVMGDHTHGAGEMMLSYRYMYMPMAGVLDGTDSIAPASVVAADGFGFMVTPTRMPMQMHMLGAMWAPTNELTLMGMVPFLQMEMDHLTRTGTEFSTESAGIGDVRIVGLYTLARPDRQRLIVQFGASMPTGSIDEKDVTPASASNEVRLPYPMQVGSGTFDLLPGVTYLGQTNEWSWGAQATATVRLGKNDNEYRFGNEGQVTAWGARRLSNAFGVSGRILGSVRSDVVDADPDLNPMMVPTAAAELQSGRRIDSGLGINAVVPSGQLHGLRVALELLVPLYQDVDGPQLGLDPHVIVGVQYAFDL